Proteins from one Algicella marina genomic window:
- a CDS encoding ureidoglycolate lyase — MTVLTAQPLTAGAFAPFGDVIEAAGEADRLINDGKCGRYHALAHADCADGAVGLNIFRGTAYATPLRPKLVERHPLGSQAFMPLSPEPFVVLVAEDDGGLPGTLHAFLTASGQGVNYHRNVWHGVLCPLVPQDFLVVDYVGDAPNLEEYEFTDPPEIRLPRRPAGDGP; from the coding sequence GTGACAGTGCTTACCGCCCAACCACTCACCGCCGGTGCCTTTGCACCCTTTGGTGATGTGATCGAGGCGGCGGGCGAGGCGGACAGGCTGATCAACGATGGCAAGTGCGGGCGCTATCATGCGCTGGCGCATGCCGATTGTGCCGATGGTGCGGTGGGGCTGAACATATTTCGGGGCACCGCCTATGCCACGCCGCTGCGACCGAAACTGGTGGAGCGGCACCCCCTCGGCAGCCAAGCATTCATGCCGCTTTCGCCAGAGCCTTTCGTGGTACTGGTGGCCGAGGATGATGGCGGCTTGCCCGGAACGCTGCACGCCTTCCTTACCGCGTCCGGCCAGGGCGTGAACTATCACCGGAATGTCTGGCACGGCGTTCTCTGCCCGCTGGTGCCTCAGGATTTCCTCGTCGTGGATTACGTAGGCGATGCCCCCAACCTCGAGGAATACGAATTCACGGATCCGCCAGAGATCCGATTACCAAGGAGGCCTGCGGGAGACGGGCCATAA
- a CDS encoding urate hydroxylase PuuD, producing MYDFAVTWDWMAFAVRWLHVITGIAWIGSSFYFIALDLGLKRDIPGPADGEEWQVHGGGFYHIQKYLIAPDAMPEHLVWFKWESYATWLSGFAMLFIVYYVGADLFLVDPQVADISPLLAIFISMASIALGWVAYDFICKSKFGDDNTRLMVALYVILVFVALFYTQVFSGRAALLHLGAFTATIMSANVFFIIMPNQRIVVADLKAGRTPDPKYGKIAKQRSTHNNYLTLPVLFLMLSNHYPLAFATEYNWIIASLIFLVGVLIRHYFNSMHSRTGKPTWVWLAATFLMIVIAWLSTEPGIDRSAPQQEAALSSRQLMFAEAEGFEEVSQTVMGRCAMCHAEEPGWDGIHWPPKGVVLDNAADIAAHAREIYLQAGLSHAMPPANASYMEQAERQMIVAWYENAVSQ from the coding sequence ATGTATGATTTCGCCGTAACGTGGGACTGGATGGCGTTTGCCGTTCGCTGGCTGCACGTAATCACCGGCATCGCCTGGATCGGCTCGTCCTTCTATTTCATCGCCCTCGATCTGGGCCTGAAGCGCGACATTCCCGGCCCCGCCGATGGTGAGGAATGGCAGGTGCACGGCGGCGGCTTTTATCACATCCAGAAATACCTGATCGCGCCCGATGCGATGCCGGAGCATCTCGTCTGGTTCAAATGGGAGAGTTATGCCACCTGGCTTTCCGGCTTCGCCATGCTCTTCATTGTCTACTACGTGGGTGCGGATCTGTTCCTCGTTGACCCGCAGGTCGCCGACATATCGCCGCTGCTGGCGATTTTCATTTCGATGGCCTCGATCGCGCTGGGCTGGGTCGCTTACGATTTCATCTGCAAGTCGAAGTTCGGCGACGACAACACCCGCCTGATGGTCGCGCTCTACGTCATCCTCGTCTTTGTCGCGCTGTTCTACACGCAGGTGTTTTCCGGCCGCGCGGCGCTGCTGCATCTCGGAGCTTTCACCGCGACGATCATGTCGGCAAACGTGTTCTTCATCATTATGCCGAACCAGCGCATCGTAGTGGCCGACCTCAAGGCGGGGCGCACGCCCGACCCGAAATACGGCAAGATCGCCAAGCAGCGCAGCACGCACAATAACTACCTTACCCTGCCGGTACTGTTCCTGATGCTGTCCAACCACTATCCGCTTGCCTTCGCGACGGAGTACAACTGGATCATCGCCAGCCTGATCTTCCTCGTCGGGGTTCTGATCCGGCACTATTTCAACTCGATGCACAGCCGCACGGGCAAGCCCACGTGGGTTTGGCTCGCGGCCACCTTCCTGATGATCGTCATCGCCTGGCTCAGCACCGAACCCGGAATAGATCGTAGCGCTCCGCAACAAGAGGCCGCGCTGAGCAGCCGTCAATTGATGTTTGCCGAGGCGGAGGGTTTCGAGGAGGTCAGCCAGACCGTCATGGGCCGCTGCGCCATGTGCCATGCGGAAGAACCGGGGTGGGACGGCATCCATTGGCCACCAAAGGGTGTGGTGCTCGACAACGCGGCCGACATTGCCGCCCACGCGCGCGAAATCTACCTTCAGGCCGGTCTCAGCCACGCAATGCCGCCGGCCAATGCCAGCTATATGGAGCAAGCGGAGCGGCAAATGATCGTCGCGTGGTACGAGAACGCAGTCTCTCAATAA
- a CDS encoding bifunctional allantoicase/(S)-ureidoglycine aminohydrolase, with amino-acid sequence MTEPYQSPDGGLPPQSRILTGRAKFTPSYAVIPKMVHTDIVTTRFPFWDKSRAWVLARPLSGFAETFSQYIMEVQAGGGTDAPEPDPQAEAVLFMLEGGLSLELDGTHHTLVTGSYVYISPGTDWKLHNRTDTKADFIWIRKSYEPIGDLPPPHSFVTHEDTITPSAMPDTGGKWSTTRFVNPDDVAHDMHVNIVNFEPGGVIPFAETHVMEHGLYVLEGKAVYRLNTDWMEVEAGDFMWLRAFCPQACYAGGPHRFRYLLYKDMHRHPSLRLK; translated from the coding sequence ATGACCGAACCCTACCAGTCCCCCGATGGCGGGCTGCCGCCGCAATCGCGCATCTTGACCGGGCGCGCCAAGTTCACGCCGTCCTATGCCGTCATCCCGAAGATGGTGCATACCGACATCGTCACCACACGCTTTCCCTTTTGGGACAAGTCGCGCGCATGGGTGCTGGCCCGCCCGCTGAGCGGGTTCGCCGAGACGTTTTCGCAGTACATCATGGAAGTTCAGGCCGGCGGCGGTACCGACGCGCCGGAACCGGACCCGCAGGCGGAAGCCGTGCTGTTCATGCTGGAAGGCGGGCTTTCGCTGGAGTTGGACGGCACCCATCACACCCTCGTCACTGGCTCTTATGTCTACATCTCGCCGGGCACCGACTGGAAGCTGCACAATCGGACAGACACAAAGGCGGATTTCATCTGGATCCGCAAATCCTACGAGCCGATCGGGGATCTGCCGCCACCTCATTCGTTCGTGACCCACGAGGACACGATCACACCGTCGGCGATGCCGGATACGGGCGGGAAATGGTCCACCACCCGGTTCGTTAACCCGGACGACGTGGCGCATGACATGCATGTCAACATCGTCAACTTCGAGCCGGGCGGCGTAATTCCGTTTGCCGAGACGCACGTGATGGAGCATGGGCTGTACGTGCTGGAGGGCAAGGCAGTCTATCGGCTGAATACCGACTGGATGGAGGTGGAGGCGGGCGATTTCATGTGGCTGCGTGCGTTCTGCCCTCAGGCCTGCTACGCGGGCGGGCCGCATCGTTTCCGCTATCTGCTCTACAAGGACATGCACCGCCATCCGAGCCTGAGGCTCAAGTGA
- the uraH gene encoding hydroxyisourate hydrolase: protein MPTSGYLTTHVLDTARGSPAEGIEIALYRVSGNSHKKIVTMTTNADGRTDSPILPQGKFKAGQYELIFFAGPYLEATGQAGGGVKFLDQIPIRFGVDDAEGHYHVPLLLSPYGYSTYRGS from the coding sequence ATGCCAACTTCCGGTTATCTTACGACACATGTCCTCGACACCGCCCGCGGGAGCCCAGCGGAGGGGATCGAGATCGCGCTCTACCGTGTCAGCGGCAATTCCCACAAGAAGATTGTGACGATGACGACGAACGCCGACGGCCGGACGGACAGCCCGATCCTTCCACAAGGCAAGTTCAAGGCTGGACAGTACGAACTGATCTTCTTCGCCGGCCCCTACCTCGAAGCCACCGGTCAGGCGGGTGGCGGCGTGAAGTTTCTCGACCAGATTCCGATCCGCTTCGGGGTCGATGACGCGGAGGGGCACTATCACGTGCCGCTGCTGCTCTCACCCTACGGATATTCGACCTACAGGGGGAGCTGA
- a CDS encoding GntR family transcriptional regulator has product MKLPARPAEAFPPVRIAGGQVAEIVAALRDDIVQGAISPGEPLRQESLADRFGVSRMPIREAIRHLEVMGFVTVEDNKRARVAAVSLSDLTDIYEMRLVLEVLAMRSAMAHLTNAQIDAAARIQDRISGVDALEFGIRNQAFHMELYRPCARPRLLAQIDILFNAADRYLCMAKAAPGQREKSDREHLELLEACGRRDGDAAADCLRRHIGDALSSFQGQFAPEGY; this is encoded by the coding sequence ATGAAACTGCCCGCACGCCCGGCGGAGGCTTTTCCGCCTGTCAGAATTGCCGGTGGCCAGGTGGCCGAGATCGTGGCGGCGCTGCGCGATGACATCGTGCAGGGCGCGATTTCACCCGGCGAACCGCTGAGGCAGGAATCGCTGGCGGACCGGTTCGGCGTCAGCCGTATGCCGATCCGCGAGGCGATCCGGCACCTGGAGGTGATGGGTTTCGTCACCGTGGAGGACAACAAGCGGGCGCGGGTGGCGGCGGTCTCGCTATCCGATCTGACGGACATCTATGAAATGCGTCTGGTACTGGAAGTGCTGGCGATGCGTTCGGCAATGGCGCATCTGACGAATGCACAGATCGACGCGGCCGCGCGGATTCAGGACAGGATTTCAGGGGTGGACGCGTTGGAGTTCGGCATCCGCAATCAGGCGTTTCACATGGAGTTGTATCGGCCCTGCGCGAGGCCACGGCTGCTGGCGCAGATCGACATCCTGTTCAACGCAGCTGATCGTTACCTTTGCATGGCAAAAGCTGCCCCCGGCCAGCGGGAAAAATCCGACAGGGAGCATCTGGAACTGCTGGAAGCTTGCGGGCGGCGCGATGGCGATGCCGCGGCAGACTGCTTGCGGCGCCATATCGGCGATGCGTTGTCATCGTTTCAGGGCCAGTTCGCGCCGGAGGGTTATTGA
- a CDS encoding uracil-xanthine permease family protein: protein MANYASLGTPEQLRDPNFTPGLHKAIPLGIQHVLAMFVSNVTPAIIIAGAAGFGFGSNSPDFPELLYLIQMSMLFAGVATLIQTIGVGPVGAKLPIVQGTSFAFIPIMIPLVAGKGVDGLAAMFGGIIIGGIFHACIGTFIGKIRFALPPLVTGLVVTMIGLALVKVGIEYAAGGVPAKASNNPEYGSFLNWSAALVVIFVTLGLKFYAKGMLAVSAVLVGIIVGYVYALLVGILSFDAVSGSWSNAAAFALPQPFKYGFEFSIAAIIGFCLMAFVSAVETVGDVSGITKGGAGREATDDEIQGATYADGIGTAFAGIFGGLPNTSFSQNVGLIAMTGVMSRHVVTIGAIFLIICGLVPKVGGVIRTVPIEVLGGGVIVMFGMVVAAGVSMLSDVNWNRRNMVIFATALSVGLGLQLEVLNMAPGAPNALQYLPDSLRVLAASGILPAALIAIVLNLILPEDIDGEPMEVSGGMAGHRND, encoded by the coding sequence ATGGCAAACTACGCTTCACTCGGCACGCCCGAGCAACTGCGCGACCCCAACTTCACACCGGGTCTTCACAAGGCGATCCCGCTCGGCATCCAGCACGTTCTCGCGATGTTCGTCTCCAACGTCACACCAGCAATCATCATCGCTGGTGCGGCCGGTTTCGGCTTCGGTTCCAATTCGCCAGACTTTCCCGAACTGCTGTACCTGATCCAGATGTCGATGCTGTTCGCAGGCGTCGCCACCCTGATCCAGACGATCGGCGTAGGCCCGGTGGGCGCGAAACTTCCCATCGTGCAGGGCACCAGTTTCGCGTTCATTCCCATCATGATCCCGCTGGTCGCGGGCAAGGGTGTCGATGGGTTGGCCGCGATGTTTGGCGGCATCATCATCGGCGGCATTTTCCATGCCTGCATCGGGACGTTTATCGGCAAGATCCGTTTCGCACTGCCGCCGCTGGTAACGGGACTGGTTGTCACCATGATCGGGCTGGCGCTGGTCAAGGTCGGCATTGAATATGCAGCCGGTGGCGTACCGGCGAAGGCATCCAACAACCCGGAATACGGCAGTTTCCTGAACTGGTCGGCGGCGCTCGTCGTAATCTTCGTGACTCTGGGGCTTAAATTCTATGCCAAGGGAATGCTGGCAGTTTCTGCCGTGCTGGTCGGCATCATCGTCGGCTATGTCTATGCGTTGCTCGTCGGAATCCTGAGTTTCGATGCGGTCTCCGGAAGCTGGAGCAATGCCGCTGCCTTCGCCTTGCCGCAGCCGTTCAAATACGGGTTCGAGTTCTCAATCGCCGCGATCATCGGTTTCTGCCTGATGGCGTTCGTATCGGCCGTGGAGACTGTGGGTGACGTCTCCGGGATTACCAAGGGCGGCGCCGGAAGGGAGGCGACCGACGACGAGATCCAAGGTGCGACCTATGCCGATGGTATCGGCACGGCATTTGCCGGGATTTTCGGAGGCCTGCCCAACACGTCGTTCAGCCAGAATGTCGGTCTGATCGCGATGACAGGCGTAATGAGCCGCCATGTGGTGACCATCGGCGCGATCTTCCTGATCATCTGCGGACTGGTGCCGAAGGTCGGGGGCGTCATTCGCACCGTGCCGATCGAGGTGCTGGGCGGCGGTGTCATCGTAATGTTCGGAATGGTTGTGGCAGCGGGGGTTTCCATGCTGTCGGATGTGAACTGGAACCGGCGCAACATGGTGATCTTCGCGACGGCGCTTTCCGTCGGGCTGGGCCTGCAACTGGAAGTACTGAACATGGCACCCGGTGCACCCAATGCCTTGCAATATCTGCCGGATTCGCTGCGAGTGCTGGCTGCCTCGGGTATTCTGCCGGCGGCATTGATCGCTATCGTGCTGAACCTGATCCTGCCGGAGGACATCGACGGCGAACCCATGGAAGTTTCCGGCGGCATGGCCGGACACCGGAACGACTGA
- a CDS encoding ankyrin repeat domain-containing protein produces the protein MSDLETYRRAAKVLKKAFHAGDAQALATLRAHVVTAEPKHSDFLHAIAREAGAESWPKLKHALELAGLTREEQMRRLMHASIFGHGWRIDQLLAQDPGLARGSMALATALYRRADVARMLEKDPTAATRVEGIRSPILTLAFSRYHAVAPAARDDMLAIAEMLLDRGADVNDSYQPEPNSPHRLSALYGAIGHSRNLPLARWLLEHGAATDDDESLYHSTEMGHAEGLRLLLGHGARVSGTNALPRAIDFKDAEMVRLLLEHGANPDEAVEDHPSGEPIDSIPALHHAARRWAGADVAALLLDHGADATRVWHGHTPYATARIYGNAEVAQFLASRGHATPLDPLEQALAACAEGRPAPRIDGSALSCADREIMAQVVLEKDRLYHLRALVEAGLDINAPDYMGMTPLHFAVWGGLPEQTAFLLTRNPDLDHVNKYGGDTFGTLIHGADNRTDTAERDHIACADLLFAAGLRPTPVQLRGTGYEPLARHLEDRIAELS, from the coding sequence ATGTCTGATCTTGAAACCTATCGTCGCGCCGCGAAAGTCCTGAAGAAAGCCTTTCATGCGGGAGACGCGCAGGCCTTGGCAACATTGCGTGCGCATGTTGTCACGGCCGAACCCAAGCATTCCGACTTCCTGCACGCCATAGCCAGAGAGGCTGGTGCCGAAAGTTGGCCTAAACTGAAACATGCGCTCGAACTCGCCGGCCTGACGCGCGAGGAACAGATGCGCCGTCTGATGCACGCCTCGATTTTCGGCCACGGCTGGAGGATCGACCAGTTGCTGGCCCAGGATCCGGGCCTCGCCCGTGGCAGCATGGCTCTCGCCACCGCGCTCTATCGGCGAGCGGATGTCGCGCGGATGCTGGAAAAGGATCCTACTGCGGCGACACGTGTCGAAGGCATCCGCAGCCCGATCCTCACCCTCGCCTTTTCGCGCTATCACGCTGTCGCACCGGCCGCGCGGGATGATATGCTTGCCATTGCAGAAATGCTTCTGGACCGCGGTGCGGATGTGAACGATTCCTACCAGCCGGAACCGAACTCGCCGCACAGGCTCTCGGCGCTCTACGGTGCCATAGGTCATTCCCGCAATCTGCCGCTGGCCCGCTGGCTGTTGGAACATGGCGCAGCGACGGATGATGACGAGAGTCTCTATCACTCGACGGAGATGGGCCATGCCGAGGGCCTGCGCCTGCTGCTCGGTCACGGCGCCCGTGTGTCCGGTACCAATGCCTTGCCGCGCGCCATTGACTTTAAGGATGCAGAGATGGTGCGCCTACTGCTGGAGCATGGCGCGAACCCCGACGAGGCGGTGGAGGATCACCCGTCCGGCGAGCCTATCGACTCCATTCCGGCGCTCCACCATGCCGCGCGGCGCTGGGCCGGGGCTGATGTTGCGGCACTCCTGCTCGATCATGGTGCGGATGCCACCCGCGTCTGGCATGGCCACACCCCCTATGCAACTGCACGTATCTACGGCAACGCCGAAGTTGCGCAGTTTTTGGCGTCGCGCGGCCACGCCACACCGCTTGACCCGCTGGAACAGGCCTTGGCTGCCTGCGCTGAAGGCCGCCCGGCTCCGCGTATCGACGGGTCGGCGCTCAGCTGTGCAGACAGAGAGATCATGGCGCAGGTGGTCCTCGAAAAGGACAGACTCTATCATCTGAGGGCATTGGTCGAAGCCGGCCTCGATATCAACGCGCCCGACTACATGGGGATGACACCGCTGCACTTCGCGGTTTGGGGCGGCCTGCCCGAACAGACGGCCTTCCTACTGACCCGAAATCCGGATCTCGACCATGTGAACAAGTACGGCGGCGACACGTTCGGAACCCTGATTCACGGAGCCGACAACCGGACGGACACGGCGGAGCGCGATCATATCGCCTGCGCCGACCTGCTGTTCGCCGCCGGCCTGCGCCCGACCCCGGTACAGTTGCGCGGCACGGGGTATGAGCCTCTGGCCCGGCATCTGGAAGACCGGATCGCAGAACTATCCTGA
- the puuE gene encoding allantoinase PuuE, with protein MKRYPRDMQGYGPTPPNPRWPGDAAIAVQFVVNYEEGGENNILHGDAASEAFLSEIVGAAQWPGQRHWNMESIYEYGARAGFWRLHAMFTEAEVPVTVYGVATALARSPEQVAAMQAADWEIASHGLKWIEYKDAEPKAERADMQEAIRLHTEVTGARPTGWYTGRCSVNTVDIVSEEGGFAYVSDAYDDDLPYWRHHKGRDQLIIPYTLDCNDMRFATPQGFNSGDQFFTYLKDTFDTLYSEGLAGAPKMMNIGLHCRLVGRPGRAAALKRFIDYVKGHERVWLARRIDIAEHWAREHPPVEWARPSAMKKDEFITAYGDVFEHSDWIAKRAHKLELGPAHDTAIGLHNALTRVFRSASESERMSVLLSHPDLAGKLAAAKQLTAASTAEQAGAGLDALTDAERETFTGLNETYKEKFGFPFIIAVKGLTKADILAAFQRRVAQERETEFAEACKQVERIALLRLKDMFS; from the coding sequence ATGAAAAGGTACCCGCGTGACATGCAGGGCTACGGCCCTACCCCGCCCAACCCGCGCTGGCCCGGTGATGCGGCGATCGCCGTGCAGTTCGTGGTGAACTACGAAGAAGGCGGCGAGAACAACATCCTGCACGGGGATGCGGCATCCGAGGCATTTCTTTCCGAGATTGTCGGCGCGGCGCAGTGGCCGGGCCAGCGCCACTGGAACATGGAATCGATCTACGAATACGGGGCGCGGGCCGGGTTCTGGCGGCTGCACGCGATGTTCACGGAGGCGGAGGTTCCCGTCACCGTCTACGGCGTCGCCACCGCGCTGGCACGCTCGCCCGAGCAGGTGGCGGCGATGCAGGCGGCAGACTGGGAGATCGCGAGCCACGGGCTGAAATGGATCGAGTACAAGGACGCCGAGCCGAAGGCCGAGAGGGCCGACATGCAGGAGGCCATCCGCTTACACACGGAGGTGACGGGCGCGCGGCCCACCGGCTGGTACACCGGCCGCTGCTCAGTCAACACGGTGGACATCGTCAGCGAAGAGGGCGGGTTCGCCTATGTTTCCGACGCCTATGACGACGACCTGCCCTACTGGCGGCACCACAAGGGACGCGACCAGCTGATCATTCCCTACACGCTCGATTGCAACGACATGCGCTTTGCCACGCCGCAGGGCTTCAACTCGGGCGACCAGTTCTTCACCTACCTCAAGGACACGTTCGACACGCTCTACTCCGAAGGGCTGGCCGGTGCGCCGAAGATGATGAACATCGGCCTGCATTGCCGTCTGGTCGGCCGACCCGGGCGGGCGGCGGCGCTGAAGCGGTTCATCGACTACGTGAAAGGCCACGAAAGGGTGTGGCTGGCGCGGCGGATCGACATCGCCGAGCACTGGGCGCGCGAGCATCCACCGGTAGAGTGGGCGCGGCCGAGCGCGATGAAGAAGGATGAGTTCATCACTGCCTACGGCGACGTGTTCGAGCATTCCGACTGGATCGCCAAACGGGCGCACAAGCTGGAGCTTGGGCCCGCGCACGATACCGCCATCGGCCTGCACAACGCCCTGACGCGGGTGTTTCGCAGCGCCAGCGAATCCGAGCGGATGAGTGTGCTGCTGTCTCACCCCGACCTTGCGGGCAAGCTGGCAGCCGCGAAACAGCTTACGGCAGCCTCCACCGCCGAACAGGCGGGCGCGGGGCTTGATGCGCTGACGGATGCGGAACGCGAGACGTTCACCGGGTTGAACGAGACCTATAAGGAGAAGTTCGGCTTTCCGTTCATCATTGCGGTAAAGGGTCTGACCAAGGCGGATATCCTTGCAGCCTTCCAACGGCGTGTTGCACAAGAGCGGGAAACGGAATTCGCCGAAGCCTGCAAACAGGTGGAGCGGATTGCCCTCCTCCGATTGAAAGACATGTTTTCATGA